One Candida dubliniensis CD36 chromosome 1, complete sequence genomic region harbors:
- a CDS encoding 40S ribosomal protein S2 (Similar to S. cerevisiae RPS2;~Similar to C. albicans RPS2) produces MSAEAPKRQFGDRRRGGRRGGRRDGEEKGWTPVTKLGRLVKAGKITSVEQIYLHSLPVKEYQIIDLLLPDLKDDVMKIRSVQKQTRAGQRTRMKAVVVIGDSNGHVGLGIKTAKEVASAIKAAIVIAKLSIIPIRRGYWGSNLGQPHSLPCKVTGKCGSVAVRLIPAPRGKGIVASPVVKRLMQLAGVEDVYTSSSGSTRTTENTLKAAFAAIGNTYSFLTPNLWAETPLAASPLEVYAEEAAAGKKRY; encoded by the coding sequence atGTCAGCTGAAGCCCCAAAAAGACAATTTGGTGATAGAAGAAGAGGTGGTAGAAGAGGCGGTAGAAGAGATGGTGAAGAAAAAGGATGGACTCCAGTCACCAAGTTAGGTAGATTAGTCAAAGCTGGTAAAATCACCAGTGTTGAACAAATCTATTTGCACTCTTTGCCAGTCAAGGAATAccaaatcattgatttgTTATTACCAGACTTGAAAGATGATGTCATGAAGATCAGATCTGttcaaaaacaaaccaGAGCTGGTCAAAGAACCAGAATGAAGGCTGTTGTTGTCATTGGTGACTCTAACGGTCATGTTGGTTTGGGTATCAAGACCGCTAAAGAAGTTGCTTCTGCCATTAAAGCCGCCATTGTTATTGCCAAATTATCCATCATCCCAATCAGAAGAGGTTATTGGGGTTCTAACTTGGGTCAACCACACTCTTTGCCATGTAAGGTCACTGGTAAATGTGGTTCCGTTGCTGTTAGATTGATTCCAGCTCCAAGAGGTAAAGGTATTGTTGCTTCTCCAGTTGTCAAGAGATTAATGCAATTGGCTGGTGTTGAAGATGTCtatacttcttcttctggttCTACCAGAACCACCGAAAACACCTTGAAAGCTGCTTTCGCTGCTATCGGTAACACTTACAGTTTCTTGACTCCAAACTTGTGGGCTGAAACTCCATTAGCTGCTTCTCCATTGGAAGTTTACGCTGAAGAAGCTGCTGCCGGTAAAAAGAGATACTAA
- a CDS encoding nuclear polyadenylated RNA-binding protein, putative (Similar to S. cerevisiae NAB2;~Similar to C. albicans NAB2), translating into MQFAPDNQIGKELQQNLIQEIQRRFNKAADDAVDIADYIIYLIVAKKSEQEIVAEVKDIADISIDVGFIGDVHSEIKKLEEKYNQPSASAVEETPQPPQHPQQSQASVVAPQVPTGPKKQLTEEERIALRNQRFGTTPRVSGRGGRGGITKTRTDFRNGHSNKNFLDPKKLEQIISGTNNGAIKFVPLPPKGRCPDFPYCKNQNCQKAHPTKNCFNYPNCPNPSGTCNYLHPDQDQELIAKLETTKKEFEEKRKNQLMVKQGSCKYGLKCAKENCPFAHPTPANPESGKIETLEWCSQGKNCQDRDCTKSHPPPPTANSENLLSAVDLALEQCKFGSQCTNVKCPRRHATSTVPCRSGAECRRVDCTFAHPLKEPCRFGIKCTNKVCMYQHPEGRTITSHTWTKDAAESNNNTSNRSFAVSEDQIMEQVAQ; encoded by the coding sequence ATGCAATTTGCTCCTGATAACCAAATAGGTAAAGAGTTACAACAAAACTTGATTCAAGAAATACAAAGACGTTTCAATAAAGCGGCTGATGATGCGGTAGACATTGCTGACTATATCATCTACTTGATTGTGGCAAAAAAGAGCGAACAAGAAATAGTCGCAGAGGTCAAAGATATTGCTGATATATCTATTGATGTTGGATTTATTGGGGATGTTCATCtggaaatcaaaaaattagaagaaaaatataatcaacCTCTGGCTAGTGCTGTGGAGGAAACTCCTCAACCCCCGCAACATCCACAGCAATCACAAGCTTCTGTGGTGGCTCCCCAAGTTCCTACTGGTCCTAAGAAGCAATTAACCGAAGAAGAGAGGATCGCCCTTCGAAATCAGCGATTTGGAACTACCCCCAGGGTGAGTGGACGTGGTGGACGCGGTGGTATAACAAAAACCAGAACCGATTTCAGAAATGGACACAGTAATAAGAACTTCCTAGACCCTAAAAAGTTGGAACAAATAATCTCTGGAACTAATAATGGGGCTATTAAGTTTGTACCACTCCCACCAAAAGGTAGGTGTCCAGATTTTCCATATTGTAAGAATCAGAATTGTCAAAAAGCTCATCCAACTAAGAATTGCTTCAATTATCCAAATTGTCCCAATCCATCAGGAACATGTAATTACTTACATCCAGATCAAGATCAAGAGCTAATCGCTAAATTGGAAACAactaaaaaagaatttgaagagAAGAGAAAGAATCAGCTTATGGTTAAACAAGGCTCCTGTAAATATGGTTTGAAATGTGCTAAAGAGAACTGTCCATTTGCTCACCCAACACCAGCCAACCCTGAATCCGGCAAGATTGAAACTTTGGAATGGTGTTCACAAGGTAAAAATTGTCAAGATAGAGATTGCACTAAATCACATCCACCTCCACCAACCGCAAATTCagaaaatttattatctgCTGTTGACTTGGCCTTGGAACAATGTAAATTTGGATCACAATGTACTAATGTCAAATGCCCAAGAAGGCACGCGACTTCGACTGTACCATGTCGTTCTGGTGCTGAATGTAGAAGAGTTGATTGTACATTTGCCCATCCATTGAAAGAGCCATGTCGTTTTGGTATAAAATGTACAAATAAAGTGTGCATGTATCAACATCCCGAAGGGAGAACTATTACTTCTCACACCTGGACCAAGGATGCTGCTGAGAGTAATAACAATACTTCAAACCGATCATTTGCTGTTTCTGAAGATCAGATTATGGAACAAGTTGCTCAATAA